The nucleotide window agagttctcggcatgaaagactcgttaaagaacgtgcctcttgctacacttaatggcaatattgcattggtctgttggacttggttgaacaaaaataaacaatattttgttgcttaagcttatgtattcagtcattattcaatggtatactaaaaatacatgtaaaaatcttaattctcactgttctcaggtcaaatatttatatgcgattaaaatgcgattaatttttcgattaattaattacaaagcctctaattaattagattaaattttttaatcgagtcccggccctaattattTTATAACATTTGGTAGTCCGGCAGTTCCATCAGGTACAGACATAAATACTCGGAGACAAGCAATATTAACTTCTCCATTGTTGTTCAGTCGTAGTAGTGCAAGGTGGTCGGTAGTCCCGCCCCTCCTCCACTCTGATTGGTTAGCTGACTAGAAAGTGACAGTGATGAGCTCAGTGTTTTACTCAAAGTTGAACATTCTTCAACTCTTGACGCAGAGAATAAAACTCACGAACACTTGTTTGAATGAGTTTAATTGTATGTAAAATTTGTAAATTATGCTATATTCACCCAAATGTAGCTTCAGATGTATTTAATATGAATAaactatatttaatttttaattttaatgaacATCTAGTTAAGTGTCAGAAAAAGTCCTTTAGCATGAAAgtatgcttaatttttttttctttttcacaagggttaTCAGCCTCAAAAAATCAAAGTgatgtttttaagtttttatttaacaaaaggtATGATGAGATGTGACATGCATTTGCTAGTTAAAGCAATTTTATGCATAATATATCATTTTTGCACTCAACTATGTGAATGTACAGTAACAGTGTTAAATGCTCTTAAATGCACAAATTTTCTAACGTTGCGAGTTATATGTAACACAGAGGTTCCAGGTCGAAGGAATGAGAGATTCTATGACTGCTGCAAGGAGCCGTACCCAGATGTGACTTTCACGGTGGTGATGCGGAGACGGACTCTGTACTACGGTCTAAATCTGCTTATTCCCTGTGTGCTCATCTCTACTCTGGCTCTGCTGGTCTTCCTGCTGCCTGCTGACTCAGGGGAGAAGATCTCTCTTGGTAAGCCAGACATTTAATGCCTTTGTCatcattttaaaatgataatGTTAGATGTGATTATAAAGTTATGTCAATGTTTTGTTGTAATAGTGAATTGTATTCATTCAAGTGTGTATCTGCGTTTAGTTTGAAATTTCATGTTTTCCTCAGCTTCCTTGTCTAGAATTACTTCCTTCTGGGAAATCGACAAAACATTGAAAGAAACGATCTGTCATAACCAGAAGTGCATTAATGTCACATTTGCCATTTTAAAAACCATtaattttatttctcacattgGCGAACCTCGCCCTCCTTTTTGTGCTGACTTAGTGAAATAAACCAACATCATATGAAATTCACTCTGGCACAGGCACACAATTTATGCCGACATCCCTGTAAGCTACTGTAAGTGGTGTGTAGTGAGATTGATGGCTTGCCAAAGATCGCTTTAGTGATTAATGCAGTTGGAAAGCTCTGAAGGCCAAATACCTCTATTTATCTGGCCTGTTGGATTAAGAGGATCCTGCCACAGTGAGTGAGGGAGCGTTCTGGAGGAGACTGAACCTGAAATCACAGCAGAGCACAATTTATTCAATTTTTTCATTTTGTCGTTCCTAAATGGTATTAGTGTGATGAGGCTGCCAACATTACTTTGCACAGAGTGAATCATTGGCTGTTGCTCTGTGAGTAACTCAAGATCAATACTCTAAATACCAGCAATTAACCGACTGTGTATGATACAGTACATttaactttcattttatatagCTCTGCTTAACTTATATAAGTAGGGCACTAAACTACGCTATTTTTTAGTAACCTAACTAAGATTCAAGCCTGATTACTTTTTTTGCTTTCTCTTCATGATCTGAGTTAAAGATCTGCTGTCATCTTGATAGAAGCCACTTATGTAGAGGAGACTGGGGTTAGTTGTCACACTTTTACCCAAGAATATTTTTCATAGTGGATCTATTTTTGGATAGTAACCAAAGATGGATATAATTCATATTAATATACTGATTTAGTTTGCACTGTTTGTTTGAAGCTGCCATACTACATCTAGTTCAGTCATGAAACTCGATGGTTCGGGCTGATACTGTAGGTCCTTTATGTGCTCTCTGAAATCACATTTCTCATAATTTACTGTGAGGCACAAGCATTGGCCTCTGCTTATTCTGTAGCCAATATGATTTAAATAGCTTGGTTCAGTGTTCACTGTAAGCTGGTCCTTCAGATTTCCTCTGAATCACTCCACCTcctccagctccacctgtctagataTGCTCCAAAATCAAGTGTGCCTATATTCATGCAGCAGCAGCATATCTTACATACTCATAGCAGTGTGTCTGTGTATCTAATGGCAGTACCAAGCCCATGCTAAAATTGTTCAGAGTTGTCTTGATTAAAATAGCTAATATGCAGTAGTAATATATATGTTTTGATTGTCAGGGATCACAGTCCTGCTCTCACTGACAGTTTTCATGCTTCTGGTAGCAGAGATAATGCCAGCAACATCAGACTCTGTGCCCTTAATAGGTAAGTCCAAGGGCAggtcttgcttgtttgtttttaatataaaaagttctattttttggcaaatgtaaaagccttttcaaatgtaaaagccttttcaaatgtaaaagccttggcaaatgtaaaagcctcaggcttagagaaaagtaaattcatgtctgtacagtagactgcagaagaacaaaaaatgtcaactcttcagcaataaaaaaaagaaaacaaatgttagaatGGCAGCAAatacattggttaataaaatgggattaaatacataaaggatatctgtattatttaacatatttaattattgtaggTTTGCATttgaatttcagttttttttcaatttgaggaatactgtatctgtttttttttttggaagtgagatgaattaatgcatgttcacatttattctaaagtaacatcttactcacaatttctctcaacactgGGACAGGAgaacttttaatcaataaatgaggggaaaagtaactggtgttaattatttgaaaaagtaactctatTTACTATTttcgtcaattaaaaagtaatgcgttactttactagttacttagaaaaagtaatattattacttaaaggaaccgtatgtaggattgtggccaaaactggtactgcaatcactttcaaaatactgtagaacggtgtatcccctcccgctcccccttgactcgaggttgccagctaagctgcaggatccagcaggaggctgctacaaggagcttccaatggcaagtgacgagtcctacacagtaattcttttcttctgttaattatgtttatgcttcacgatagatgttttgcgaagtaaatatgtatcgcaaaaatttactaatggcgattagccaaatatttcgtaaagatgtactgtaacaccgtgtctacaccggacgtgaGCGCCGCGACACgacgcgacaaaatacaatagaacctattatgctgtctacagtcatggccaaaagttttgagaatgacacaaatattagttttcacaaagtttgctgctaaactgcttttatatctttgtttcagttgtttctgtgatgtactgaaatataattacaagcacttcataagtttcaaagacttttattgacaattacatgacatttatgcaaagagtcagtatttgcagtgttggcccttctttttaggacctctgcaattcgcctgggcatgctctcaatcaacttctgggccaaatcctgactgacagcaactcattctttcataatcacttcttggactttgtcagaattagtgggtttttgcttgtccacccgcctcttgaggattgaccacaagttctcaatgggattaagatctgggaagtttccaggccatggacccaaaatttcaacgttttggtcccagagccacttagttatcacttttgccttatggcacggtgctccatcgtgctggaaaatgcattgttcttcaccaattctttattcatggctgtgtttttgggcaaaattgtgagtgagcccactcccttggatgagaagcaaccccacacatgaatggactcaggatgctttactgttggcatgacacaggtctgatggtagcgctcaccttttcttctccggacaagcctttttccagatgccccaaacaatcggaaagaggcttcatcggagaatatgactttgccccagtcctcagcagtccattcgccatactttttgcagaagatcaatctgtccctgatgttttttttttttggagagaagtggcttctttgctgcccttcttgacaccaggccatcttccaaaagtcttggcctcactgtgtgttcagatgcgctcacacctgcctgctgccattcctgagcaagctctgcactggtggcactccgatcccgcagctgaatcctctttaggagacgatcctggcgcttgctggactttcttgccctgaagccttcttaacaagaattgaacctctttccttgaagttcttgaaatTGTTATAAgttcctataaattgttgatttaggtgcaatcttagtagccacaatatccttgcctgtggagccatttttatgcaatgcaatgatggctgcacacgtttctttgcaggtcaccatggttaacaatagaagaacaatgatttcaagcatcaccctccttttaacatgtcaagtctgccattctaacccaatcagcctgacataatggtcttcagccttgtgctcgtcaacattctcacctgagttaacaagacgattactgaaatgatctcagcaggtcctttaatgacagcaatgaaatgcagtttttttatgttaattttcatggcaaagaaggactatgcaactcatctgatcactcttcataacattctggagtatatgcaaattgctattataaaaacttaagcagcaacttttccaatttccaatatttatgtaattctcaaaacttttggccatgactgtacactggatgcggcgtgacacggcaaatccccgacagtaatctgctgctacgttctatttatgacgtgctcacacaaagtttaaatgatttgcaacggtcactGTGTACgaaagcaaagttagccaaacatagatgaatcttacctgtccaggagaaaattagcaacgttggcgtctaccttcaaattcttctccgttttcagccgtctccatctttcaaaggcatctcctatacaaatccttgttttatttcggactttgtcacgacgtatttcggattcataacaagGCTTTTAGGTTtcataacgttatacatgttttatctgacacgttcatagctgcagctggaacagagctggcaacccggatcacaaaactctactgacttcatgattggtagatagctggagggtggagcctcagaccaaaacacaaaatgacaacaataacatcagttgtgggctgcaactttcacttttaaatgacaataccCTGgctggaccactgttgtcagtgatataagtatttaaaatgaacatgatttcttaatgtctagtgacatgtcagggccattttatgattaactgaaataaatttcttacatacagttcctttaacttgcgttacttgtaatgcgttacccccaacactgatagTAAGACTTTAAAGACAATTAGGAACACTTATGAGAGATGATTCTAACAGCTTATTTGAATCAGTAATTTACACCATCGATCTGAATACAGTCAGTAAAATTAACTTTGCAACATTACCAACTTACCCTATATAGCTGCAATAATTTAATCCCTTGTTAAAAAGATGTTAACTTAATTGTATTAAGTGTGTATATTTTCTAAAAACTGTACTTGcaaataatacaatattaattaaataaaaggctACTTAAGTGTATTTTTCATGAAAATGTTCTTAACACACTTTAAAAAAGcactttgtatttaaaaaaagaattaaaataaaatgttctgataatttactcacccccatatcatccaatatgttcatgtctttcttcagttgcaaataaattaatttttttgagcAAAAACATTCGGTAAAtattctccatataatagacttcgatggtggccaatgggttgaaggtccaaattgcagtttcagtgcagcttcaaaaggatctaaaggtcttatctaagggtcttatttagtgaaatgatcagtcattttctctaaaaaataaaaaaaattatgcaaatgCCAAATCATTCTCATGGCAATTTACATATTTTAACAAGGTGGCAAATTCATACAGATTCGTATGACCTGATTCATATGCATTTATTCTTTTTGCTAAATTGTAAGTTTCTTATTTTAGGAGTTCCCCAATTTGTATGAATTAGTATGAGTGACCTACCCCTAACTCTGCCAATAAACCTACCCGtcactggggtctagacaaaATCATGCAAGTGAGGCCATACAAATTCAtatgaattagccaccttgtaaaaCAGAGGAAGATCGTAAGTCGATGGTCAACCAAGAGTTATTTTCTGAAGTATAATAATAGGACCTGTCTGCATTTACGCAAGTAGCCAGTAGTTTTTCTGTCAACacgcttttttgtgttttacaaactgatatttaaaataaacttgtGGTAATCGACAGATACTGTACAGGtactggtcatataattagaatatcttcaaaaagttgatttatttcactaattccattcaaaaagtgaaacttgtatacattcattccacacagactgatatatttcaagtgtttacttcttttaattttgatgattataactgaaagctaatgaaaaccccaattcagtatctaagaaaatttaaatattgtgaaaaggttcagtattaaAGACAcctggggccagttgcataaacttagtctctatgttaagacagtgtcttaagaactcgtttgaccagctagcagataactaaggggtaatcagtcttatattttggatccaacttagactaatctaagtttttatgtaaccaaattttcaaaaatttgaccagtcttaaagaaaaaaaatgaatgactaacttttaagtctgtctggcacactctaatcagctaattaactcaaaacacctgcaaaggcctttaaaaagTCTCTCAATCTAGATCtataggctacacaatcatgggaagactgctgatttgacagttgtccaaaagacgaccattgacaccttgaagtcagtgcttcaagaaccactacgcacagacgtatgcaagacatgggtttcagctgtcacattccttgtgtcaagccactcttgaacaacataCAGCGCCAGAAGCGTCCCGCCtaggctaaagacaaaaaggactggactgctgctgagtggtccaaagttatgttctctgatgaaagtaaattttgcatttcctttggaaatcagggtcccagagtctggaggaagagaggagaggcacagaatccatgttgcttgaggtccagtgtaaagtttccacagtcagtgatggtttggggtgccatgtcatctgctggtgttggtccactgtgttttctgaggtccaaggtcaacgcagctgtataccaggacattttagagcacttcatgctttctgctgctgaccaactttatggagatgcagatttcattttccaacaggacttgccacctgcacacagtgccaaagctaccagtacctggtttaaggaccatggtatccctgttcttaattggccagcaaactcgcctgacctatgggtattgtgaagaggaagatgcaatatgccagacccaacaatgcagaagagctgaaggccactatcagagcaacctgggctttCATAACACCTGAGTTGTGCCACAGACTGATTGACTCAACGctacgccgcattgctgcagtaattcatgcaaaaggagccccaactaagtattgagtgctgtacatgctcatatttttcatgttcatacttttcagttggccaagatttctaaaaatcctttctttgtattcattagaaatatatcagtctgtgtggaatgaatgtatacattatacaagtttcacttcttgaaagaaattagtgaaataaatcaactttttgaagatattctaattatatgaccagaaCCTGTAAACagattttagttttcatttaatcTCAGTGTCTAAAACAAGTTTTAGCTATTTGTAggattttgtaatattatattgttaatataattcTCTCTATCTTTTGATTAGCTCAGTATTTTGCCACCACCATGGTTATTGTTGGCCTGTCTGTGATAGCCACAGTCTGGGTATTACAATACCACTACCATGATCCGGATGGAGGAAAAATGCCAAAATGGGTGAGGGTCTCAAAGCTGCTTTTATTTCTGTTCACCATATAAACCcatctgcactcttaaaaataaaggtgcttcatgatgccatagaagaacctttttttgtctaaatgggtctataaagaacctttaacatctgaagaacatttctgtttcacaaaagaatatttgtgtcaaaagaaggttcttcagattgtaaaaagttaagaaagagatggttctttaaagcacctttgactgaatgattctttgtggaaccaaaaatggttcttctatggaatcgctgtgaagaacctttgaaAGCACCTTATTTTTAAGACTGTGGCATATATTTGGATATGTATTATGATTATGTTTAAATCCATGTTTGTGTTTGGAAAACCATGTTATCTAATAGTTCATTTTCCTGTTAGACCCGTGTGGTGCTGTTGAACTGGTGCGCATGGTTTCTGCGGATGAAGAGGCCTGGCGAGGACAGAGTTCGCTCAGCCTGTCACAACAAGCAGCCACGCAGCAGCCTCACCAGTGTGGATCTGAACATCAGCACTGGAGCCTCACAGTCCACCAATGGAAACCTGCTGTACATCGGCTTCCGTGGAATGGACGCTATCCACTATGCCACTTCACCCGATTCAGGGGTGATCTGCAGCCGGCTCGTCGCCACAGGTGAGGAGGATGTGCTGCTCCCTGGGGCTCAGGCGTCTTCTGTTAGTAGCGGCCCTGGAGAAAGTGAACTGTCCAAAATCTTGGATGAGGTTCGATACATTGCCAAACGCTTCCGAGACCAAGACGAAGAGGAGACTTTGTGTAATGAGTGGAAGTTTGCAGCATCTGTCATTGACCGTCTTTGTCTCATGGCCTTTTCTTTGTTCACCATCCTCTGCACCATTGGCATCTTAATGTCTGCTCCGAATTTTGTAGAGGCCATTTCCAAAGATTTCTTTACCTGAGGTCTTTGCATACCCcccaattttagttatttttacgtCTCAGAgcctcttaaaggagtagtttcagaacaaaaatttacagataatgtaaccccaccccatccaagatgttcatgtctttctttcttcagttgtaaagaaattatgtttttgaggaaaatatttcaggatttctctccatataatgggcttctatggtgcccccgagtttgaacttccaaaatgcagtttcagtgcagtttcaaagggctctaaagccTCGTTCacactgtcagcccaaatccgatttgtatgcaagtccgattgaaatccgatcatatttaggtagtctgaacagcagcaAACTACATGAAATCCTATTTGGACAAATTCGTTTTGAGCTACATTCGtgtgtggtttggaatcctattcaaattggatttctgctttttcacgttttcatgccacGTAAAACGTAAAAACCGTCagatgtttttgtggaaaacataacaaacgtctttgcagaaacaagcttgtgttgttgcgAACTGCGGGAAAAGACGATAtacagctagtatacgcacctctttgagtttgaaaccagcggagacggcaacacagaataaaaatgcctattccagcttcctgcgtttctgctgctgctttagaagacgaaaTATAATCCAGCGCGATGGCAACATTGTCCTAGCGCAAGCCAGCATCTATTTTgcaaactgtattgctgttattgttgtttttagcgtTGACATAATAACCAAAGTCCTTAGTCTTTGATAATAacgcaacggcattgccatagaaaccaacgcacattccgtaaaTCGAAAGAgcgcttatggacacacaaatcggatttgaacagttgcgttatgactgtgtggacagtcagttattcaaatccgattccatccagatatggacaaaatcggatttgggctgacagtctgaacgaggcttaaatgatcccagccgaggaagaagggtcttatctagcctaAAAATAAGTTATTTACTAGAAAAAATTGACAACTCATATACTtattaatctcaaacgcttgtcttgcctagctctgtgtgaactctgtgtattccagttcatgacagttagggtatgctgaaaaactcctatctcattttctcctccaacttcaaaatcaccctacatcgctgcagaagtaccgacccagtgtttacaaagtgaacatgcaaataagatcaaacaccttttataaaaaaaggcaaaacagctATGTAGCGATGTtttgatgttggaggagaaaatgagatgggagtttttcaacattccctaactgtcatgaactggaatacacagagtacacacagagctagacaagacaagcatttgaggttaaaaagtatataaatgttaatttttttaattaaaataaccgatcgtttggctagataagatccttctttcctcggctgtgattgtttaggtAAGGAAAGGAAGGGACGTGACATGTGGCTGCCACTACAATAGagtcctttgaagttgcattttggaagttcaaacttgcaggcaccataaaagtccattatatggagagaaatcctgaaatgttttcttcaacaaacataatttccttataactgaagaaagacatgaacattggatgacaagggggtgagtacattacctgtacatttttgttcttcaagtttaataatatatttcttATACAGTAGATTAACTCAAATTTGACTTGAATGAATAgttcttttaaaaagaaaaatcagttttattgtttggaaaagagcagcatgaacattccaCTTAGGCTCttcttcagtattttttttcaagaaatttGACAAGATAAaagtgacatgagggtgattaaatgaATCATGAATTTATGAATTAACAAATGTTTCCAGTGTTGGGTAAattacttccaaaatgtagtacATTATataaagtaattagttacattacaatattactgtctctaaattgtaacGTGTTACACTTCTTTTGCGTTACTTTCACC belongs to Garra rufa chromosome 3, GarRuf1.0, whole genome shotgun sequence and includes:
- the chrna7a gene encoding neuronal acetylcholine receptor subunit alpha-7a; the protein is MGIWEYTLYFTTTTCLWSVSLQGEHQRRLYRDLMKDYNPLERPVFNDTQSLTVYFSFSLMQIMDVDEKNQVLTTNIWLQLYWYDYYLQWNASEYPGVTSVRFPDSQIWKPDILLYNSADERFDATFHTNVLVNSSGACQYLPPGIFKSTCYIDVRWFPFDLQRCDLKFGSWTYGGWSLDLQMIDADITGYIANGEWDLVEVPGRRNERFYDCCKEPYPDVTFTVVMRRRTLYYGLNLLIPCVLISTLALLVFLLPADSGEKISLGITVLLSLTVFMLLVAEIMPATSDSVPLIAQYFATTMVIVGLSVIATVWVLQYHYHDPDGGKMPKWTRVVLLNWCAWFLRMKRPGEDRVRSACHNKQPRSSLTSVDLNISTGASQSTNGNLLYIGFRGMDAIHYATSPDSGVICSRLVATGEEDVLLPGAQASSVSSGPGESELSKILDEVRYIAKRFRDQDEEETLCNEWKFAASVIDRLCLMAFSLFTILCTIGILMSAPNFVEAISKDFFT